A window of the Mucilaginibacter sp. cycad4 genome harbors these coding sequences:
- a CDS encoding hemolysin family protein, translating to MDPAHYEISLFYIFATIFLVLLNGFFVAAEFAMVRVRGSQIEIRAKGGSGVAKVARGILHNLDGYLAATQLGITIASLALGVVGEEVATNLVIRAFLSVGITLSPGYITASHILAFSFITIMHIVFGELAPKSLAIQKSVRTVMAVSLPLRFFFVVFRPFIWVLNNFANFILKLLGISTVEGSETHHSSEELQYLLEQGKETGALDSNEHELIQNVFDFNERVVKNIMVPRTKISGVDIASTKEELLDMIINEGYSRMPVYDDVIDKIIGIVHAKDILPLLARNEEIVLKDIIRKPYFIPETKKINDLMAELQQKRIQIAIVLDEFGGTAGMVTLEDIVEELVGEIQDEYDEEKPIVEKVNEREFIVNALASIYDVNEHLPHDLPEDGDFDTVSGWLGDIFGKIPDVGEQKESNGYNITVLKKSDQNIESVKLELLINEEDAVDLH from the coding sequence ATGGACCCCGCACATTACGAGATTAGTTTATTTTACATTTTCGCTACCATATTTTTGGTTTTACTCAATGGCTTTTTCGTAGCCGCAGAGTTTGCCATGGTGAGGGTTCGGGGTTCGCAAATTGAAATAAGGGCCAAAGGCGGCAGCGGCGTTGCCAAAGTTGCCCGGGGCATACTGCATAATTTAGATGGTTACCTGGCTGCTACGCAGCTGGGTATTACCATTGCTTCGCTGGCCCTTGGTGTAGTGGGCGAGGAGGTTGCTACCAACCTCGTAATCCGCGCTTTTCTGAGCGTGGGTATAACCCTTTCTCCCGGTTATATTACGGCCAGCCATATCCTGGCTTTCAGCTTTATTACCATTATGCATATTGTTTTTGGTGAGCTTGCGCCTAAATCGTTAGCTATCCAAAAATCGGTACGTACGGTGATGGCTGTTTCATTGCCGCTCAGGTTCTTCTTTGTGGTTTTCAGGCCATTTATATGGGTGCTTAATAATTTTGCAAATTTCATTTTAAAATTGTTAGGTATAAGTACTGTTGAAGGCAGCGAAACCCATCACAGCTCGGAAGAACTGCAATACCTGTTGGAGCAGGGTAAAGAGACCGGCGCACTCGACTCAAATGAGCACGAACTGATCCAAAACGTGTTTGACTTTAACGAACGGGTGGTGAAAAACATTATGGTGCCGCGTACCAAGATCTCGGGTGTGGATATTGCTTCAACAAAAGAAGAGCTGCTGGATATGATCATCAACGAAGGTTATTCGCGGATGCCCGTTTACGACGATGTGATAGATAAGATCATCGGCATTGTGCATGCCAAGGATATTTTGCCATTGCTGGCCCGCAATGAGGAGATTGTACTGAAAGATATTATCCGCAAACCGTATTTCATCCCCGAGACCAAAAAGATCAATGATCTGATGGCCGAACTGCAGCAAAAACGCATCCAGATAGCTATTGTACTTGATGAGTTTGGCGGCACGGCCGGTATGGTTACGTTGGAGGATATCGTAGAAGAGCTTGTTGGCGAGATCCAGGATGAGTATGATGAAGAAAAGCCTATAGTTGAAAAGGTGAATGAGCGTGAGTTTATAGTTAATGCACTTGCCTCTATTTACGATGTGAACGAGCATCTGCCCCATGATTTACCTGAAGATGGCGACTTTGATACCGTATCCGGCTGGCTTGGAGATATCTTCGGAAAGATCCCCGATGTAGGTGAGCAGAAGGAATCTAACGGATATAATATTACCGTACTGAAAAAGTCCGACCAGAATATCGAATCAGTTAAACTCGAATTACTGATAAATGAAGAAGATGCAGTAGATTTACATTAA
- a CDS encoding inorganic diphosphatase yields MSTQHPWHQVSPGDNIPEVVNAIIEIPKGSKAKYEIDKESGLLKLDRVLFSSVMYPANYGFIPQTYCDDKDPLDILVLCSIDVFPMSIIEAKVVGVMHMVDNGEQDDKIIAVAKNDMSVNYINDLNELPPHAMTEIVRFFKDYKKLEGKNVTIEHLLGVRYAHKVINESLELYKSTFPVYQS; encoded by the coding sequence ATGAGTACTCAACATCCATGGCACCAAGTTTCACCGGGTGACAATATTCCTGAAGTAGTAAATGCTATCATTGAGATCCCTAAAGGTTCAAAGGCAAAATATGAAATTGATAAGGAATCGGGTTTGTTAAAACTCGATCGTGTATTGTTCTCGTCTGTAATGTACCCGGCTAACTACGGCTTTATCCCTCAAACCTATTGCGATGATAAAGACCCTTTGGATATCCTTGTACTTTGCTCAATCGATGTTTTTCCAATGTCGATCATAGAGGCTAAAGTAGTGGGTGTAATGCACATGGTTGATAATGGCGAGCAGGATGATAAGATCATAGCTGTAGCTAAAAATGACATGTCGGTAAATTACATCAACGATTTAAATGAGCTGCCTCCGCATGCCATGACCGAAATTGTTCGCTTTTTTAAAGATTACAAAAAATTGGAAGGCAAAAACGTAACCATCGAACATTTGTTAGGTGTACGTTATGCACATAAAGTGATAAACGAGAGTTTGGAGCTGTACAAGTCTACGTTCCCTGTGTATCAATCATAA
- a CDS encoding VTT domain-containing protein: MESFWEYLQNLTDAQSIISRGGFYLLLIVVFAETGLFFGFFLPGDYLLFMAGLLCAAGKVDVSIATLVLSLIGAGVLGNFTGYWFGYRTGPVLFNKNDSLFFKRRYVVLASEFYNKHGGMALILGRFFPIVRTFAPIFAGVVKVDIKRFSIYNLIGSVAWVCAFTLGGFFLGRRFPQLQDYLQYIVLGLIVITTIPLVIAYVKKKLREKNEKTD; this comes from the coding sequence ATGGAAAGTTTCTGGGAATACCTTCAAAATTTAACTGACGCTCAATCCATAATAAGCAGGGGTGGTTTTTATCTCTTGCTTATTGTTGTTTTCGCAGAAACCGGTTTATTCTTTGGTTTCTTTTTGCCCGGCGATTACCTGCTGTTTATGGCGGGTTTATTGTGCGCGGCGGGTAAAGTTGATGTTTCTATAGCCACGCTGGTATTATCATTAATAGGTGCCGGGGTGTTAGGTAATTTTACCGGGTATTGGTTTGGTTACCGAACGGGGCCGGTATTATTCAATAAAAACGACTCACTCTTTTTTAAGCGGCGGTACGTGGTACTGGCCAGTGAGTTTTACAACAAGCATGGGGGGATGGCACTTATTTTAGGGAGATTTTTCCCTATTGTTAGAACATTTGCTCCTATATTTGCAGGAGTTGTTAAGGTTGATATTAAAAGATTTTCAATTTATAACCTTATTGGCAGCGTGGCCTGGGTATGTGCATTTACTTTGGGCGGTTTTTTTTTAGGGCGAAGGTTCCCCCAATTGCAGGATTATCTGCAATATATTGTACTGGGATTGATTGTAATTACAACAATTCCGCTGGTTATTGCTTACGTTAAGAAGAAACTTCGTGAGAAAAACGAAAAAACAGATTAG
- a CDS encoding NADH-quinone oxidoreductase subunit N, giving the protein MNTIIIISVLPIVLLYLGLYKAQKALLPVTVIGLLAALGFAICQWTSKDTAEPLYTGMLLFNNFSVVFSSVTIISTILILLLSKGYFERISRHTAEYYAIILFSLTGIIVMVSFNNLVMLFIGIEIMSVSLYILAGIKKSDFASNEAALKYFLMGAFSTGFLLFGMALLYGSYGSFNMDAIREYVINHPHIDPMFYTGIALIIVGLCFKVGAAPFHFWTPDVYEGAPTLITAFMSTVVKTAGFAAFLRLFSACFQPLSDFWTPIILVITIITLFIGNITALYQQSFKRMLAFSSISHAGYLLFAIVSLGAASDNSVFVYATAYSIASIIAFGSLILVQQQNGSDNFESFNGLGKKNPFLALVLTVAMLSLAGIPLTAGFIGKFFMFSGAVSRYHIGLVIIAVINAIISIFYYFRVIIAMYFRTDERAELTVPVYYKVVFALSALATILIGVYPDLIARFI; this is encoded by the coding sequence ATGAATACTATAATCATCATATCTGTTTTACCTATAGTGCTGCTGTATTTAGGGTTATATAAAGCGCAAAAGGCTTTGCTGCCCGTTACCGTTATAGGGTTACTGGCTGCTTTAGGTTTTGCAATTTGCCAATGGACTTCAAAAGATACGGCCGAGCCGCTTTATACCGGCATGCTGCTGTTCAACAATTTCTCTGTTGTATTTTCAAGCGTTACCATTATATCTACCATACTGATCCTGCTGTTGTCGAAAGGTTACTTTGAGCGGATCAGCAGGCATACCGCCGAGTATTATGCCATCATTTTGTTTTCGCTTACAGGCATAATTGTGATGGTATCATTCAATAACCTGGTGATGCTGTTTATCGGCATCGAGATCATGTCTGTTAGCCTGTACATTTTGGCAGGTATTAAAAAGAGCGATTTTGCATCGAACGAGGCTGCTTTAAAATACTTTTTAATGGGTGCCTTTTCAACCGGCTTCCTGCTGTTTGGCATGGCGCTGTTATATGGGTCATATGGTTCATTCAATATGGATGCTATCAGGGAGTATGTAATTAATCATCCGCATATCGACCCTATGTTTTATACAGGCATAGCCCTTATCATAGTTGGCTTATGCTTTAAAGTAGGTGCAGCCCCCTTCCATTTCTGGACGCCCGACGTATACGAAGGCGCGCCTACGCTCATCACGGCTTTCATGTCTACAGTAGTTAAAACGGCGGGTTTCGCAGCTTTCCTGCGTTTGTTCTCTGCCTGTTTCCAGCCATTATCCGACTTCTGGACACCAATAATACTTGTAATTACTATTATCACCTTATTTATAGGCAATATCACCGCGTTGTATCAGCAAAGCTTTAAACGTATGTTGGCATTTTCAAGCATCTCGCACGCGGGCTACCTGTTATTTGCTATTGTGTCTTTAGGGGCTGCTTCAGATAACTCGGTGTTTGTGTATGCTACGGCCTATTCTATAGCTTCAATTATCGCATTTGGCAGTTTAATATTGGTACAGCAACAAAACGGAAGCGACAACTTTGAAAGCTTTAACGGTTTGGGTAAAAAGAACCCTTTCCTGGCATTGGTATTAACAGTAGCTATGCTTTCATTGGCGGGGATCCCGCTTACTGCAGGCTTCATCGGTAAATTCTTCATGTTTTCGGGAGCGGTAAGCCGTTATCATATCGGTTTAGTTATTATAGCAGTGATTAACGCTATCATTAGTATCTTTTACTATTTCAGGGTTATTATCGCTATGTACTTCCGTACCGACGAACGTGCTGAGCTTACAGTGCCGGTTTATTACAAAGTAGTATTTGCACTTTCGGCCCTCGCTACAATCCTCATAGGCGTTTATCCCGATCTTATAGCCCGTTTCATATAA
- a CDS encoding NADH-quinone oxidoreductase subunit M produces MTVSILLFLPIVAAVIVALLKNGIAKHAALFFSVAQLVIALIFLSKFVPDASTQFVIDVPWISSFGIYFSAGIDGISMVLVLLTSVLVPLIILTTYQHQYKNEGAFYGLILFMQAGMLVVFTALDGFLFYVGWEAALIPIYFICALWGGENRIRITIKFFIYTFAGSLFMLVGIIYLYLQSPDKTFDIHNFYKMTLDVKHQNWIFWAFFLAFAIKMPLFPFHTWQPDTYTEAPSGGTMMLSGIMLKMGIYGAIRWMIPNAPLGFYHFQALAMILGVIGVVYASIIAFKQKDGKRLVAYSSIAHVGLIAAGIFAWNIAGVQGAMIQMLNHGINVVGMFFIWDIISRRLNTREISQLGGIAKVAPKFAIGFLIILLGTVGLPLTNGFIGEFLLLKGVFDFSVQHYVNLVLASVAGLTIIFGAVYMLRLYKNVMQGETNPLTATFADVSGTEKLTLCIICALVIVLGIYPQPILHISEAAVTQLVNQIGSKFTM; encoded by the coding sequence ATGACCGTTAGTATATTACTTTTTTTGCCAATAGTTGCCGCCGTTATAGTTGCCCTGCTTAAAAATGGGATAGCTAAACACGCAGCATTATTTTTCTCTGTTGCCCAACTGGTAATAGCGCTTATATTTTTAAGCAAATTTGTTCCGGATGCATCAACCCAGTTTGTTATCGATGTGCCATGGATCAGCAGTTTTGGAATTTACTTTAGTGCAGGTATCGACGGGATCAGCATGGTGCTGGTTTTATTGACCTCGGTGCTTGTACCTTTAATTATTTTAACAACCTATCAGCATCAATACAAAAATGAAGGCGCTTTTTATGGCCTCATTTTATTTATGCAGGCCGGTATGTTGGTTGTGTTCACCGCTCTCGACGGATTTTTGTTTTACGTTGGATGGGAAGCGGCATTGATCCCTATCTACTTTATATGCGCCCTTTGGGGAGGCGAAAACCGCATCCGCATTACCATTAAATTTTTCATCTACACTTTTGCCGGTTCGCTGTTTATGCTGGTAGGCATTATCTACCTGTACCTGCAATCGCCTGATAAAACTTTTGACATCCACAATTTCTACAAAATGACTTTGGATGTTAAACATCAAAACTGGATCTTCTGGGCGTTTTTCCTGGCGTTTGCCATCAAGATGCCTTTGTTCCCTTTCCATACCTGGCAGCCGGATACTTATACCGAAGCCCCGTCTGGCGGTACCATGATGTTATCGGGCATCATGCTTAAAATGGGTATTTACGGTGCCATCCGCTGGATGATCCCTAATGCCCCGCTTGGCTTTTATCATTTCCAGGCTTTGGCTATGATCCTTGGGGTTATAGGCGTGGTATATGCTTCCATCATCGCCTTTAAGCAAAAAGACGGAAAACGCCTGGTGGCTTATTCGTCAATAGCGCACGTTGGCCTGATTGCTGCAGGTATTTTTGCCTGGAATATTGCCGGTGTTCAGGGAGCCATGATCCAGATGCTTAACCACGGTATCAACGTTGTTGGTATGTTCTTTATCTGGGACATCATCAGCCGCAGGCTAAATACCCGCGAGATAAGCCAGCTTGGCGGTATCGCGAAGGTAGCCCCCAAATTTGCAATAGGTTTCCTGATTATATTATTAGGTACTGTAGGCTTACCGCTTACCAATGGTTTTATTGGGGAGTTCCTGTTGCTAAAAGGTGTATTTGATTTTAGCGTACAGCACTATGTAAACCTGGTGTTGGCATCTGTGGCCGGCTTAACCATTATATTTGGTGCGGTTTACATGCTGCGCCTTTACAAAAATGTAATGCAGGGCGAAACCAATCCGCTTACGGCTACCTTTGCTGATGTTAGCGGTACTGAAAAGCTAACGTTGTGCATCATTTGTGCCCTGGTTATTGTATTAGGTATTTATCCTCAGCCTATTCTGCATATTTCTGAGGCTGCGGTGACGCAACTGGTAAATCAGATAGGTTCAAAGTTTACAATGTAG
- the nuoL gene encoding NADH-quinone oxidoreductase subunit L, whose translation MNQYIWLIPILPLAGFVINGLGRNSLSKSVIGFIGSLLVLVSFGLSIAAFFQVKSTGVPINVNYFTWFAVGALKFPFAFLIDQLSAIMLLIITGVGFLIHLYSIGYMHDDEGFGKFFAYLNLFVFFMLLLVLGSNYLIMFIGWEGVGLCSYLLIGFWFTNPDYADAAKKAFVMNRIGDLGFLLGIFTIIYVFGSIQFAEIFPKAATMKSGAGPLFIITILLFIGACGKSAQLPLFTWLPDAMAGPTPVSALIHAATMVTAGIYMIARSNIFYTLSPDTMEIIAYVGLATALIAALIALTQTDIKKVLAYSTVSQLGYMFLGLGVGAYTGAFFHVLTHAFFKALLFLGAGSVIHAMSGEQDMRKMGGLKGKIKTTFTTMMIGTVAIAGIPPLAGFFSKDEILAHAYAHSPVFWAIGVLTAMLTSFYMFRMMYLTFYGKFRGTHEQEHHLHESPPTMTIPLIVLAILSIVGGFIGVPEVLHGHHELAHFLEPVFHKSNEILGEHHLSESLEYALMGTSVALAFAAMAYAYMKYAKNGSVPVADTEERPALTSLSYHKFYLDELYDLIVRKPLDWLSDFFYNIIERLGIDGLVNGIGRGTIETSKGLRLLQTGNVGFYIFVMVLGIIAVLLYSVFGLTKI comes from the coding sequence ATGAATCAATATATCTGGCTTATTCCAATACTACCGTTAGCCGGTTTTGTTATAAACGGACTTGGCCGTAATTCATTATCAAAAAGTGTAATTGGCTTTATTGGCAGTTTGCTTGTACTGGTATCATTTGGTTTAAGCATTGCAGCTTTTTTCCAGGTAAAATCAACAGGAGTTCCTATTAATGTTAACTACTTTACCTGGTTTGCGGTTGGCGCATTAAAATTTCCTTTCGCATTTCTCATCGATCAGTTAAGTGCTATTATGCTGCTGATCATAACGGGTGTTGGTTTCCTGATCCACCTGTATTCTATTGGTTATATGCATGACGACGAAGGTTTCGGAAAGTTTTTCGCTTATCTCAACCTGTTCGTTTTCTTCATGCTTTTGCTGGTTTTAGGCTCAAACTATCTCATCATGTTTATTGGATGGGAGGGTGTAGGTTTATGCTCATACCTGCTTATCGGTTTCTGGTTTACCAATCCCGATTATGCAGATGCCGCCAAGAAAGCGTTTGTGATGAACCGTATCGGCGACCTTGGCTTTTTATTAGGGATCTTCACTATAATTTATGTTTTCGGCAGTATCCAGTTTGCAGAGATCTTCCCGAAGGCAGCTACTATGAAATCAGGCGCCGGTCCGCTGTTTATAATAACGATATTACTGTTTATTGGTGCCTGCGGTAAATCTGCACAATTACCTTTATTTACCTGGTTGCCTGATGCGATGGCCGGCCCAACCCCGGTTTCGGCTTTGATCCACGCTGCTACCATGGTTACAGCAGGTATCTATATGATTGCCCGTTCAAACATATTTTATACTTTATCGCCAGATACGATGGAGATCATAGCTTATGTTGGTTTGGCAACGGCGCTTATTGCAGCACTCATCGCGTTAACACAAACAGATATTAAAAAAGTATTGGCCTATTCAACGGTATCTCAATTAGGGTATATGTTTTTAGGCCTGGGTGTAGGTGCTTATACCGGTGCTTTCTTCCACGTATTAACACACGCTTTCTTTAAAGCTTTGTTATTCCTCGGTGCAGGGTCTGTGATCCACGCCATGAGCGGCGAGCAGGATATGCGCAAAATGGGCGGATTGAAAGGAAAGATCAAAACTACTTTCACCACCATGATGATTGGTACCGTTGCCATTGCGGGTATTCCTCCTTTGGCGGGTTTCTTTTCAAAAGATGAAATATTGGCACATGCTTACGCGCATAGCCCTGTATTTTGGGCTATAGGTGTATTAACCGCTATGTTAACTTCGTTCTATATGTTCAGGATGATGTACCTTACTTTTTACGGGAAATTCCGTGGTACCCATGAACAGGAGCATCATTTACATGAATCGCCTCCAACAATGACAATTCCACTTATCGTATTGGCTATCCTTTCAATTGTAGGCGGTTTTATAGGTGTGCCGGAAGTATTGCATGGACATCATGAATTGGCACATTTCCTGGAGCCTGTTTTCCATAAATCAAACGAGATTTTGGGCGAGCATCATTTGTCCGAATCACTTGAGTATGCATTGATGGGTACCTCGGTAGCATTGGCTTTTGCTGCTATGGCTTATGCCTATATGAAATACGCCAAAAACGGCAGCGTACCGGTTGCTGATACTGAAGAACGCCCTGCGTTGACCAGCCTATCATACCATAAGTTTTACCTGGATGAGCTTTATGACCTGATAGTTCGTAAACCGCTCGACTGGCTTTCAGACTTCTTCTATAATATCATAGAGCGTTTGGGTATAGATGGTCTGGTGAATGGAATTGGCAGGGGTACAATTGAAACCAGTAAAGGCCTGCGCCTGCTGCAAACCGGTAACGTAGGGTTCTACATATTTGTAATGGTACTGGGAATTATCGCGGTATTACTGTATAGCGTATTTGGATTAACTAAAATATAA
- the nuoK gene encoding NADH-quinone oxidoreductase subunit NuoK — MESLTNTMHAVPLNHYILLSTIIFAIGVMGVLIRRNAIVIFMSVELMLNSVNLLLTAFSVYRGDATGQVFVFFIMALAAAEVAVGLAIIVMIYRNTNSIDINVLNRLKW, encoded by the coding sequence ATGGAAAGTTTAACAAATACTATGCACGCCGTGCCGCTTAATCATTACATATTATTAAGCACTATCATTTTTGCTATAGGCGTAATGGGCGTATTAATCCGCCGTAATGCTATCGTGATCTTTATGTCGGTTGAGTTGATGCTTAACTCGGTTAACCTGTTGCTTACCGCGTTTTCGGTATACAGGGGTGATGCTACCGGGCAGGTATTCGTATTTTTTATCATGGCGCTGGCCGCTGCCGAAGTTGCAGTAGGTTTGGCTATCATCGTGATGATCTACCGTAACACCAACTCAATTGATATCAACGTACTGAACAGGTTGAAGTGGTAG
- a CDS encoding NADH-quinone oxidoreductase subunit J encodes MSTFYFIAFLSIFFSILVISAKNPVHSILYLILTFFTFTIHYILLNAQFLAIVNFIVYMGAILVLFLYTLMLINLNKESEPVKPFMVKIAGVFGGGILAVAVASSLKLIGASNPVLLQNPDLGLVKNLGKVLFNEFLLPFEVSSVLLLSAMVGAVLLATKEKEPKAA; translated from the coding sequence ATGAGTACATTTTACTTCATCGCATTTTTGTCCATATTCTTTTCGATATTGGTAATCTCGGCCAAAAATCCGGTACATAGTATCCTTTATCTGATCCTTACTTTTTTTACTTTCACCATCCACTACATTTTGCTTAACGCTCAATTTTTGGCGATTGTAAACTTCATTGTGTACATGGGCGCTATATTGGTATTATTCCTGTATACGCTGATGCTCATCAACCTTAATAAGGAGTCGGAGCCTGTAAAGCCTTTCATGGTTAAAATAGCGGGTGTTTTTGGCGGCGGGATCTTAGCTGTTGCTGTTGCATCGTCGTTAAAACTTATTGGCGCATCAAACCCGGTATTATTACAAAACCCTGATCTGGGCCTTGTAAAAAACTTAGGTAAAGTATTGTTCAACGAATTTTTATTGCCATTTGAAGTGTCATCTGTATTGCTTTTATCAGCAATGGTAGGCGCGGTATTATTGGCCACTAAAGAAAAAGAACCTAAAGCAGCATAA
- a CDS encoding NADH-quinone oxidoreductase subunit I, whose product MESLSNKRKVLEVKPLNFLERAYLPAIVGGLSTTMKHFFKKPVTISYPEEKREFSENFRGMHSLKRDEDGRERCTACGLCALSCPAEAITMTAAERQKGEEHLYREEKYAAVYEINMLRCIFCGLCEEACPKEAIYLDGDIVPADYLRKDFIYGKDKLVEAPLNQ is encoded by the coding sequence ATGGAATCATTAAGCAATAAACGAAAAGTACTGGAAGTTAAGCCACTCAATTTTTTGGAGCGTGCTTACCTGCCGGCCATTGTGGGCGGTTTGTCCACTACAATGAAACACTTTTTCAAAAAGCCGGTAACCATCAGCTATCCTGAAGAAAAGCGTGAATTTTCAGAGAATTTCCGTGGCATGCATTCGCTTAAACGTGATGAGGATGGCAGGGAACGTTGCACCGCCTGCGGCCTTTGCGCGTTATCATGCCCGGCAGAAGCTATTACCATGACAGCTGCCGAACGCCAGAAAGGCGAGGAGCACCTGTATCGTGAAGAGAAATACGCTGCTGTTTATGAAATCAATATGCTGCGCTGCATTTTTTGCGGTTTGTGCGAAGAGGCCTGCCCTAAAGAAGCTATTTATCTTGACGGTGATATTGTACCTGCCGACTACTTAAGGAAGGATTTTATTTACGGTAAAGACAAATTAGTAGAAGCACCCTTAAATCAATAA
- the nuoH gene encoding NADH-quinone oxidoreductase subunit NuoH: protein METTDLIFRIVLIVVIFAISLVVAMYSTYAERKVAAFFQDRIGPNRAGPWGILQPLADGGKMFLKEEIIPTNATGFLFIVGPSLAILTACIGSAVIPWGSAIQIGGRTFDLQVTDINVGVLYIFGVVSLGVYGIMIGGWASNNKYSLLGAIRAASQNISYEISMGLSIIALLMLTGTLSLKEIAEQQHGFAWNVWRQPLGFILFLVCAFAETNRSPFDLPECETELVGGYHTEYSSMKLGFYLFAEYINMFISSAVMATLYWGGYNYPFMDNFAAWAGPNAATILGVVILFGKIFFSIFFFMWVRWTIPRFRYDQLMDLGWKILIPLAIANIVLTGVGSTLLTHFGY from the coding sequence ATGGAAACTACCGATTTAATATTCAGGATCGTACTGATCGTTGTGATTTTCGCTATCAGCCTGGTTGTAGCTATGTATTCAACCTATGCCGAACGTAAAGTTGCTGCATTTTTCCAGGATAGGATTGGCCCTAACCGTGCAGGTCCCTGGGGTATTTTACAGCCCCTTGCCGATGGTGGCAAGATGTTTTTGAAAGAAGAGATCATCCCAACCAATGCAACCGGCTTCCTGTTCATTGTGGGGCCTTCACTGGCAATTTTAACTGCTTGTATCGGTTCGGCTGTTATTCCATGGGGATCGGCTATTCAAATAGGCGGCCGTACTTTTGATTTGCAGGTTACCGATATCAACGTAGGTGTATTGTACATTTTTGGTGTGGTATCGCTGGGCGTTTACGGTATCATGATTGGTGGCTGGGCATCAAACAATAAATATTCATTATTAGGTGCTATCCGCGCGGCTTCGCAAAACATCAGCTACGAAATTTCGATGGGTTTATCCATCATTGCTTTGCTGATGCTTACAGGTACGCTAAGCCTTAAAGAAATTGCCGAGCAGCAACACGGTTTTGCCTGGAACGTTTGGAGGCAACCACTTGGTTTTATATTGTTCCTGGTTTGTGCCTTTGCCGAAACCAACCGCTCTCCATTCGATTTACCCGAGTGCGAAACCGAACTTGTAGGCGGTTATCACACCGAGTACTCATCAATGAAATTAGGTTTTTACCTGTTTGCCGAGTATATCAACATGTTCATCTCATCGGCAGTAATGGCTACCCTGTACTGGGGCGGTTATAACTATCCATTCATGGATAATTTTGCTGCGTGGGCTGGACCAAACGCAGCAACCATATTAGGTGTTGTTATATTATTTGGTAAGATCTTCTTCTCTATCTTCTTCTTCATGTGGGTACGCTGGACAATCCCGCGTTTCCGTTATGACCAGTTGATGGACCTGGGCTGGAAAATATTAATACCATTGGCTATTGCCAATATAGTGCTTACCGGTGTGGGCAGCACATTACTTACACACTTTGGATATTAA